TCTTCACGCTGGTCACCGGAGTCGGATCTTCATGGCCACCGATGTTGGCCATGGCAACGGTGAACGTGTCTTCGTCGGACTTCTCGTAGGAGTTGTTGACCTGAGAGGAGGTGTCCGGCAGATCGGCATTGTCGTTCATCGCCATGTCATACGGCAGCGAATCCATTGCGGAAAGGCCGAAGGTGGCTGCCAGTTCAACGCCGAGACCGTACTTTTCGATATGGTCCGCGGTGGTGCCGAGTTCGCTCAGCGGAATGGCGATCTCGTAGTGATCGTCCATGCCTGCGGAGTTGTGGCCCAGATCGTTGAAGTTGACCCACTGTGCGGAGCCTTCCTTGTCGGCGCTCATGTCGCCGACCACTCGACCGTTGCTTTCACCCCAGCCGCCGTTGATGCCGATCACCTGGCTGCTCAGGATGCCGTTGCCGTAACCGAACTTGACGCCGGAAGCCTTGGTGTTGGTCTTGGCGTTGGCTGCCGGACCATATTCGGCGTTGGAATCAAGACCTGTAGCGTCGCCCTTGTAGATCCACGGACCGTTGGAACCGTTGGTGGAAATCGTCACGACCTTGTTGACGTTCTGCTCACCGCTCCACTTGATGCCGGAAGCCCACAGGGTTCCGCCGGTGGAAAGTCCGCCGTCCTTGCCCACTCGGGTGCTTTCGTCCTTCGTGTCGATGGCGATGTGGAACGGCAGATTCTGCGTCTGCCACAGGTGGCCTTGGCTGAGCGGATAATCGTCGCCGGTGTCGACCACGTCTTGCACGTTGGTCATTTCCCACATGAGGTACAGATTGTCGTCATCGTAGGCACCATACAGTGCATACAGATCGATCGGCACCTCATACATGGAATTCGGTCGGTAGACGCGCGGATCGTCGTTGGCTGCCCCCTGTGCGATCAGCATGGAGCTGTCCCAATCGGAGATGCTCGCGCCTTTTCCGGCATTGAAGCTGATGGTTTTCTTCACGCCGAAGCCGACTTTGTTCGTGCCATATCGCGAGGCGAGGTTCTGTTTGGCGACTTCCGTCTTGGTCACCGTGGTTTTTCCGGTGAGTTTGGATCCGTCTTCCGTGCTTGTGCCGGTCACGGTCACGGTCACGGACTCGCCCACGGAGATGGAGCTGCCCACGGTGATGACGTCACCGTTCTTGAAGGTGCCGGACTTGCCTTCGGAGGTCGTGTACTTGAGGTTTTCGGCCTTGCTTGCGCGCAGGGTCACGTCAACGCTGCTTCCGCTGAATGTTGCGGAAGACGGTTCCGCGGAAACGTACGGCTTGGCTTCGGCCTTCAGATAGTAGGCGCTGACCGCGTTGCCCTTGGCGGTGCCGGAGGTGATCTTGCCGCCGGAAACGGTGATGCTTCCGCCGTTGACTTCATCCGGATACACGCCGTCGTCAAGGTTGGTGCTCATGCCGACGAGGCTCTGGTCGCCGCCCATGTTGGCGATTACCACGCCATCGTTGGCGGTGCCGTCCTTGGTGAAGCGTTCGATCATCAGGCAGGACTTGTTGGCGTTGTTCTGATCGGCGCCGCAGTTCTGCAGATATTCGCTCTTGCCGTCCATGGCGTTACGGAAGTGGTTGACGGCCACGACCGACTTGTTCTTCCACATGTCGTCGCCCGCATCACCCAGCTGGGACTGCTCGGCGAATTGTGCATTGGTTCCGCCAGAGCCGACCGGACGGTTGAAGTACAGCGGTGCGCCGGCCTTGCGGGAGCCCACGATCGCCCAGCCGAATACGATCTGATCATTGGTCAGATACGTGGATTCCTTGTCGCCATTGGCATAGTTGTCATGCGACTCCACCCAAGTGACGAGCTGGTCTTCCTTGGCGCCGCCGGTATCGATGTTCTGCACCATCTTGGTGCTCAGATTGCCTGAGCTGATGGCCGCGCGCACGGACTTGCCATAGTTGGATGCGGTGTTGCCGCCGCCGTCGGAGGAGTTGTTGGCGAACAGGTCCGCATAGGCCTTGTAGTCGAGGCCGGAATCGCCCTGCAGCACTTCGCCGTACTGGAACTGCGAACCATTGTTCAAAATGGTGTTCCAATAGTTGGAGGTCTTGTTGTCGAACACTTCGGTCGGCAGTTCGACGTGCTTGGCGGCATCGAAGCGGAAGCCGTCAACGCCGTCCGCGACTGCGGTCTTCAGGAAGTCCTGCATGCGGTCGGCCACATACTGGTTCTGCGTGTTCAGATCCCACAGGCCAAGCAGGTGGCACTGGGTCACATCGCGGCGGCTGGAATAGTTGATCTGGTCGCCGTCGTTGCCGCCGCAGTTGGAACGGGAGTGGAAGTAGTCTTTGTTCTGCCAATCGGAGTCGATGGCGCTCCAGTCGGAGGTGAAGTGGTTGGCTACCACGTCTACGATTACGCGCACGCCGTATTTGTGTGCAGTGGCGGTCATTTCCTTCAGATCGTCTTCGCTGCCGACCACGAAGTTGCCGATGGAGGTGTTCGCCGGCTGGTACACGTAATACCAGTTTTCGGTGAACTTCTTGCCGTTTGCGGCGACTTCCTTGATTTTGCTCATCGGCTCGGTTTGCACGGAGGTGTAGCCGGCCGCGGCGATTTCAGGCATATGTTCGGTGATGGTTTTGAACGACCACATCCACGCATGCAGGATGGCGCCGTTCTTCATGCTCTCGGTCAGGCCGTACTGTTCGCGGGCCTGCTCGAACGTGGCATTGCCGACCGTATCCTGGTAGCTGTCACGGTCCGAGGCGAGTGCGGTGGAGGCCACGCCCATGCCGCCCAGCATGGTGGCGACGGCAGCGACTCCGGCGGCGGCTTTCTTCCACGTTTTGATGGTGCGGGCCTTGCGGGCCGCCTGCCTGCGCTCGACGCGGGTCATCGGTTCGGATGGACCCCCGTCT
This window of the Bifidobacterium pseudocatenulatum DSM 20438 = JCM 1200 = LMG 10505 genome carries:
- a CDS encoding starch-binding protein is translated as MRISSRTFAGIAHVFTKQQPPQDGGPSEPMTRVERRQAARKARTIKTWKKAAAGVAAVATMLGGMGVASTALASDRDSYQDTVGNATFEQAREQYGLTESMKNGAILHAWMWSFKTITEHMPEIAAAGYTSVQTEPMSKIKEVAANGKKFTENWYYVYQPANTSIGNFVVGSEDDLKEMTATAHKYGVRVIVDVVANHFTSDWSAIDSDWQNKDYFHSRSNCGGNDGDQINYSSRRDVTQCHLLGLWDLNTQNQYVADRMQDFLKTAVADGVDGFRFDAAKHVELPTEVFDNKTSNYWNTILNNGSQFQYGEVLQGDSGLDYKAYADLFANNSSDGGGNTASNYGKSVRAAISSGNLSTKMVQNIDTGGAKEDQLVTWVESHDNYANGDKESTYLTNDQIVFGWAIVGSRKAGAPLYFNRPVGSGGTNAQFAEQSQLGDAGDDMWKNKSVVAVNHFRNAMDGKSEYLQNCGADQNNANKSCLMIERFTKDGTANDGVVIANMGGDQSLVGMSTNLDDGVYPDEVNGGSITVSGGKITSGTAKGNAVSAYYLKAEAKPYVSAEPSSATFSGSSVDVTLRASKAENLKYTTSEGKSGTFKNGDVITVGSSISVGESVTVTVTGTSTEDGSKLTGKTTVTKTEVAKQNLASRYGTNKVGFGVKKTISFNAGKGASISDWDSSMLIAQGAANDDPRVYRPNSMYEVPIDLYALYGAYDDDNLYLMWEMTNVQDVVDTGDDYPLSQGHLWQTQNLPFHIAIDTKDESTRVGKDGGLSTGGTLWASGIKWSGEQNVNKVVTISTNGSNGPWIYKGDATGLDSNAEYGPAANAKTNTKASGVKFGYGNGILSSQVIGINGGWGESNGRVVGDMSADKEGSAQWVNFNDLGHNSAGMDDHYEIAIPLSELGTTADHIEKYGLGVELAATFGLSAMDSLPYDMAMNDNADLPDTSSQVNNSYEKSDEDTFTVAMANIGGHEDPTPVTSVKINGGSYTTDLSNGAVAKKLTATTDPAGSSVSWSSSNTAVATVSANGTVTPKKAGTTTITAKSGSQSDSITVTVTGTLPTPPVAKNTIYATKPSGWSKMYAYVYTGDGATAKNNAAWPGVEMVAADNCDQTGYQYEVPDSLASGAKVIFNDGGSQQYPGSRQPGIDYNGGTVTWDGSSASLKAVDCTVVVPPDDDKNVQITFKATGVDLKSGERAYVVGDWGQGKGKTWNRAGGVELTTVGGELTGTATVAKGQSMTMRLIKVSADGKTTWDPSTDRKTTADKAKTLTLKWDERQVSQSVDVTINAAADLKSGESLYAVGDWGQDGKTWTRASGIRLTATGADGVYSGTANVKTGKSMTFRLIKVDANGKTTWDPTTDRKTTADKAKTVGVAWDVNTVNEDGTVPVTFAITGDGVSNGKLTIQKGQLANLSVKGATGDPDMWWSDGAAVAVSGTGVVYGVETGTAKVNVKAAGKTATITITVK